In Lacerta agilis isolate rLacAgi1 chromosome 1, rLacAgi1.pri, whole genome shotgun sequence, the following proteins share a genomic window:
- the TSG101 gene encoding tumor susceptibility gene 101 protein isoform X3, whose product MAVSESQLKKMLGKYKYRDLTVQEIVSVITQYKDLKPVMDGYVFNDGSSRELMSLTGTIPVNYKGNTYNIPICLWLLDTYPYNPPICFVKPTSSMTIKTGKHVDANGKIYLPYLHEWKHPQSDLIGLIQVMIVVFGEEPPVFSRPTISAAYPPYQATGPPNSSYMPGMPSGMPHFPPGPPPNPSGYPSYPYPPPSGSFPPTTSTQHYPSQPPVTTVGPSRDGTISEDTIRASLISAVSDKLRWRMKEEMDRAQAELNALKRTEEDLKKGHQKLEEMVTRLDQEVAEVDKNIDLLKKKDEELSSALEKMESQSENNDIDEVIVPTAPLYKQILNLYAEENAIEDTIFYLGEALRRGVIDLDIFLKHVRLLSRKQFQLRALMQKARKTAGLSDLY is encoded by the exons TACAAGTACAGAGACTTGACTGTTCAGGAAATTGTCAGTGTTATTACCCAGTACAAAGACCTCAAGCCTGTAATGGATGGATATG tttttAATGATGGTTCATCAAGAGAACTGATGAGCCTCACAGGAACCATTCCTGTAAATTACAAAG GTAACACATACAATATCCCAATATGTCTGTGGCTGTTGGATACATATCCATACAATCCACCAATCTGTTTTGTTAAGCCAACTAGTTCGATGACAATTAAAACTGGGAAGCACGTGGATGCAAATGGCAAGATATACCTTCCATATCTACATGAATGGAAACAT CCACAATCAGATTTGATTGGCTTGATCCAGGTGATGATTGTGGTGTTTGGAGAAGAACCTCCAGTCTTCTCTCGGCCCACCATTTCAGCAGCCTACCCACCTTACCAGGCAACAGGACCACCAAACT CTTCCTATATGCCAGGAATGCCAAGTGGAATGCCTCATTTCCCTCCTGGACCACCACCTAACCCAAG tGGTTACCCAAGCTATCCTTACCCTCCCCCTAGCGGATCATTTCCACCAACAACTAGCACACAACACTACCCTTCTCAGCCTCCTGTAACTACTGTGG GTCCCAGCAGAGATGGCACCATAAGCGAAGATACCATTCGAGCTTCACTTATTTCAGCAGTCAGTGATAAGTTGAGATGGAGAATGAAAGAAGAAATGGACCGTGCCCAGGCAGAGCTCAATGCCTTGAAGCGCACAGAGGAAGACTTGAAAAAAGGTCACCAAAAGCTTGAAGAGATGGTAACTCGCCTAGACCAGGAAGTG gctgAAGTTGACAAGAACATTGACCTCCTGAAAAAGAAAGACGAAGAGCTGAGTTCTGCCTTGGAAAAAATGGAGAGTCAGTCAGAAAATAATGACATAGATGAAGTTATTGTTCCTACAGCACCACTTTACAAACAAATTCTGAACTTGTATGCTGAGGAAAATGCCATTGAAGATACCATCTTTTACCTGGGTGAAGCATTGAGACGTGGAGTTATTGATCTTGATATCTTTCTAAAG CATGTCCGCCTCTTGTCTCGCAAGCAGTTTCAGCTGAGGGCACTTATGCAGAAAGCAAGAAAAACGGCAGGACTCAGTGATCTCTACTGA
- the TSG101 gene encoding tumor susceptibility gene 101 protein isoform X1, producing the protein MAVSESQLKKMLGKYKYRDLTVQEIVSVITQYKDLKPVMDGYVFNDGSSRELMSLTGTIPVNYKGNTYNIPICLWLLDTYPYNPPICFVKPTSSMTIKTGKHVDANGKIYLPYLHEWKHPQSDLIGLIQVMIVVFGEEPPVFSRPTISAAYPPYQATGPPNSSYMPGMPSGMPHFPPGPPPNPSGYPSYPYPPPSGSFPPTTSTQHYPSQPPVTTVADGRRKQKQVWICGHSYVFWAEKRARERSFGPQLGIRLEDAKLHWLGKSGMTWDQLIPSLLHTRRRLTDPDILVVHLGGNDLGTYEDYCIIRQMKKDLKHIKITFKNSILVWSNIVPRKVWRQEMSHEFLEKSRKRVNQEIGSFMEHIGGIIIKHDSLVPESPGLFHLDGVLLSESGTDVFNLDLLSVLETLI; encoded by the exons TACAAGTACAGAGACTTGACTGTTCAGGAAATTGTCAGTGTTATTACCCAGTACAAAGACCTCAAGCCTGTAATGGATGGATATG tttttAATGATGGTTCATCAAGAGAACTGATGAGCCTCACAGGAACCATTCCTGTAAATTACAAAG GTAACACATACAATATCCCAATATGTCTGTGGCTGTTGGATACATATCCATACAATCCACCAATCTGTTTTGTTAAGCCAACTAGTTCGATGACAATTAAAACTGGGAAGCACGTGGATGCAAATGGCAAGATATACCTTCCATATCTACATGAATGGAAACAT CCACAATCAGATTTGATTGGCTTGATCCAGGTGATGATTGTGGTGTTTGGAGAAGAACCTCCAGTCTTCTCTCGGCCCACCATTTCAGCAGCCTACCCACCTTACCAGGCAACAGGACCACCAAACT CTTCCTATATGCCAGGAATGCCAAGTGGAATGCCTCATTTCCCTCCTGGACCACCACCTAACCCAAG tGGTTACCCAAGCTATCCTTACCCTCCCCCTAGCGGATCATTTCCACCAACAACTAGCACACAACACTACCCTTCTCAGCCTCCTGTAACTACTGTGG CAGATGGCAGAAGAAAGCAGAAACAGGTATGGATATGTGGTCATTCTTACGTTTTCTGGGCAGAAAAAAGAGCACGTGAAAGAAGCTTTGGCCCACAGTTGGGCATTCGACTGGAGGATGCCAAACTACATTGGCTAGGAAAGAGTGGCATGACGTGGGATCAGTTGATACCCAGCCTGTTGCACACACGGCGGCGTCTAACAGATCCTGATATATTGGTGGTCCATCTAGGAGGAAATGACCTTGGGACATATGAAGATTATTGTATCATAAGACAAATGAAGAAAGATTTAAAACATATTAAGATAACATTCAAGAACAGCATCCTTGTCTGGTCTAATATTGTACCCCGCAAAGTATGGCGCCAAGAGATGTCCCATGAATTTTTGGAGAAAAGCAGGAAGAGAGTTAATCAGGAAATCGGCAGTTTTATGGAACATATTGGAGGGATTATAATCAAACACGATTCACTTGTCCCAGAGTCTCCAGGATTGTTCCATCTAGATGGTGTTCTCTTGTCTGAAAGTGGCACAGATGTCTTCAACTTGGATTTATTAAGTGTTTTGGAGACTTTGATCTAA
- the TSG101 gene encoding tumor susceptibility gene 101 protein isoform X2: protein MAVSESQLKKMLGKYKYRDLTVQEIVSVITQYKDLKPVMDGYVFNDGSSRELMSLTGTIPVNYKGNTYNIPICLWLLDTYPYNPPICFVKPTSSMTIKTGKHVDANGKIYLPYLHEWKHPQSDLIGLIQVMIVVFGEEPPVFSRPTISAAYPPYQATGPPNSSYMPGMPSGMPHFPPGPPPNPSGYPSYPYPPPSGSFPPTTSTQHYPSQPPVTTVDGRRKQKQVWICGHSYVFWAEKRARERSFGPQLGIRLEDAKLHWLGKSGMTWDQLIPSLLHTRRRLTDPDILVVHLGGNDLGTYEDYCIIRQMKKDLKHIKITFKNSILVWSNIVPRKVWRQEMSHEFLEKSRKRVNQEIGSFMEHIGGIIIKHDSLVPESPGLFHLDGVLLSESGTDVFNLDLLSVLETLI from the exons TACAAGTACAGAGACTTGACTGTTCAGGAAATTGTCAGTGTTATTACCCAGTACAAAGACCTCAAGCCTGTAATGGATGGATATG tttttAATGATGGTTCATCAAGAGAACTGATGAGCCTCACAGGAACCATTCCTGTAAATTACAAAG GTAACACATACAATATCCCAATATGTCTGTGGCTGTTGGATACATATCCATACAATCCACCAATCTGTTTTGTTAAGCCAACTAGTTCGATGACAATTAAAACTGGGAAGCACGTGGATGCAAATGGCAAGATATACCTTCCATATCTACATGAATGGAAACAT CCACAATCAGATTTGATTGGCTTGATCCAGGTGATGATTGTGGTGTTTGGAGAAGAACCTCCAGTCTTCTCTCGGCCCACCATTTCAGCAGCCTACCCACCTTACCAGGCAACAGGACCACCAAACT CTTCCTATATGCCAGGAATGCCAAGTGGAATGCCTCATTTCCCTCCTGGACCACCACCTAACCCAAG tGGTTACCCAAGCTATCCTTACCCTCCCCCTAGCGGATCATTTCCACCAACAACTAGCACACAACACTACCCTTCTCAGCCTCCTGTAACTACTGTGG ATGGCAGAAGAAAGCAGAAACAGGTATGGATATGTGGTCATTCTTACGTTTTCTGGGCAGAAAAAAGAGCACGTGAAAGAAGCTTTGGCCCACAGTTGGGCATTCGACTGGAGGATGCCAAACTACATTGGCTAGGAAAGAGTGGCATGACGTGGGATCAGTTGATACCCAGCCTGTTGCACACACGGCGGCGTCTAACAGATCCTGATATATTGGTGGTCCATCTAGGAGGAAATGACCTTGGGACATATGAAGATTATTGTATCATAAGACAAATGAAGAAAGATTTAAAACATATTAAGATAACATTCAAGAACAGCATCCTTGTCTGGTCTAATATTGTACCCCGCAAAGTATGGCGCCAAGAGATGTCCCATGAATTTTTGGAGAAAAGCAGGAAGAGAGTTAATCAGGAAATCGGCAGTTTTATGGAACATATTGGAGGGATTATAATCAAACACGATTCACTTGTCCCAGAGTCTCCAGGATTGTTCCATCTAGATGGTGTTCTCTTGTCTGAAAGTGGCACAGATGTCTTCAACTTGGATTTATTAAGTGTTTTGGAGACTTTGATCTAA